The proteins below are encoded in one region of Apium graveolens cultivar Ventura chromosome 4, ASM990537v1, whole genome shotgun sequence:
- the LOC141721196 gene encoding B-box zinc finger protein 21-like, with amino-acid sequence MKIQCDVCSKDEATVYCVADEAALCDGCDHRVHHANKLAKKHQRFSLLAPSPNQYPICDICQEKKALLFCQQDRAILCKDCDIPIHKANEHTKNHNRFLLTGIKLSPTSAIYTPSNQEEEHNIVPDFNNSQTFVKKPVCGVHKINSPPSIPVKAKALTGTVNERVCKKTSNGTVNPQLVVSRGGCNGSMSSISEYLMENIPGWHVEDFLDSSNSSSPFNGFSKTSENDVLPFWDDDLEGNLSSFSTENMGFWVPQAPPEMQPSPLYSASNISFGGEICFQEPKDTIFTTNIKTIRKRRDIDGGFTVPEINPSSIVSKRSKTILF; translated from the exons ATGAAGATCCAGTGTGATGTGTGTAGTAAAGATGAAGCAACGGTGTATTGTGTAGCCGATGAAGCCGCCCTTTGCGACGGCTGTGACCACCGCGTTCACCATGCTAACAAGCTCGCCAAAAAACACCAACGCTTCTCCCTCCTCGCACCTTCTCCTAATCAATATCCCATCTGTGACATCTGCCAG GAGAAGAAGGCGCTTTTGTTTTGTCAACAAGACAGAGCTATACTATGCAAAGATTGCGATATTCCAATTCACAAAGCAAATGAGCACACCAAAAATCATAATAGGTTTCTACTCACTGGCATCAAGCTTTCTCCAACTTCTGCTATATATACCCCATCCAATCAAGAGGAAGAACATAATATTGTTCCAGATTTTAACAACTCTCAAACGTTTGTTAAAAAACCGGTTTGCGGTGTCCATAAAATTAACAGTCCACCTTCTATTCCTGTCAAGGCCAAGGCTTTGACAGGTACTGTTAATGAAAGGGTTTGTAAGAAGACTTCAAATGGCACTGTTAATCCTCAACTGGTTGTTAGTAGAGGGGGTTGCAATGGATCGATGAGTAGCATATCCGAATATTTGATGGAAAATATTCCGGGCTGGCATGTTGAAGATTTTCTTGATTCCTCTAATTCTTCTAGCCCTTTTAATGGTTTCTCCAAG ACTTCCGAGAATGATGTGTTACCCTTTTGGGATGATGATCTAGAGGGAAATTTGAGTTCTTTTTCCACCGAGAATATGGGATTTTGGGTCCCTCAAGCTCCACCTGAAATGCAACCATCTCCACTATACTCTGCTTCAAACATATCTTTTGGTGGAGAAATTTGCTTCCAGGAGCCAAAGGATACAATCTTTACTACCAACATCAAAACTATCAGAAAACGGAGGGATATTGACGGAGGCTTCACAGTACCGGAAATCAATCCTTCTTCTATCGTCTCTAAGAGATCCAAAACAATCTTATTTTAG